Proteins from one Telopea speciosissima isolate NSW1024214 ecotype Mountain lineage chromosome 1, Tspe_v1, whole genome shotgun sequence genomic window:
- the LOC122663317 gene encoding fructose-bisphosphate aldolase 1, cytoplasmic, whose translation MSCYKGKYHDELIANAAYIGTPGKGILAADESTGTIGKRLSSINVENVESNRRALRELLFCTPGALQYLSGVILFEETLYQKTAAGKPFVDVMKEAGVLPGIKVDKGTVELAGTNGETTTQGLDGLAQRCQKYYEAGARFAKWRAVLKISPTEPSQLAINENANGLARYAIICQENGLVPIVEPEILVDGPHDINKCADVSERVLAACYKALNDHHVLLEGTLLKPNMVTPGSESKKVAPEVVAEYTVRTLQRTMPPAVPAVVFLSGGQSEEEATLNLNAMNKFQGKKPWTLTFSFGRALQQSTLKAWQGKEENVDKAQAAFLKRCKANSEATLGVYKGDAGEGEGVSESLHVKDYKY comes from the coding sequence ATGAACTTATTGCCAATGCTGCCTACATTGGCACCCCCGGAAAGGGTATCCTTGCTGCTGATGAGTCCACTGGGACTATTGGCAAGCGTCTATCCAGCATCAATGTTGAGAACGTTGAGTCTAACAGGCGGGCACTTCGTGAACTTCTCTTCTGCACTCCAGGTGCTCTCCAATACCTCAGTGGTGTGATTCTCTTTGAGGAGACCCTCTACCAGAAGACTGCCGCTGGTAAGCCTTTCGTCGATGTCATGAAGGAAGCTGGTGTTCTTCCTGGCATCAAGGTCGACAAGGGTACAGTTGAGCTTGCTGGGACCAATGGTGAGACCACCACCCAGGGGCTTGATGGCCTTGCCCAACGCTGCCAGAAGTACTATGAAGCTGGTGCCCGGTTTGCCAAGTGGCGTGCCGTGCTCAAGATTAGCCCAACTGAGCCATCTCAATTGGCCATCAATGAGAATGCCAATGGATTGGCACGTTATGCCATCATCTGCCAGGAGAATGGCTTGGTTCCAATTGTTGAGCCAGAAATCCTTGTGGATGGTCCTCACGACATTAACAAGTGTGCCGATGTATCCGAGCGTGTTCTTGCAGCCTGCTACAAGGCACTGAATGACCACCATGTCCTGCTAGAGGGGACTTTGTTGAAGCCCAACATGGTGACCCCTGGATCAGAGTCAAAGAAGGTAGCCCCAGAGGTTGTAGCTGAGTACACCGTGAGGACCTTGCAGCGCACAATGCCTCCAGCAGTCCCTGCTGTGGTGTTTTTGTCTGGTGGACAGAGTGAGGAGGAAGCAACTCTGAATCTGAACGCCATGAACAAGTTTCAAGGTAAGAAGCCATGGACTCTAACATTCTCCTTTGGACGTGCCCTGCAGCAGAGCACACTCAAGGCATggcaagggaaagaagagaacgTGGACAAGGCACAGGCTGCTTTCCTCAAGAGGTGCAAGGCAAACTCAGAAGCAACCCTTGGTGTCTATAAGGGTGATGCTGGAGAGGGAGAAGGTGTCTCTGAGAGCCTCCATGTCAAGGACTACAAATATTGA